cggaGCCACGGGAAGCCCCGCAGGTCGCCAGCCCGCCCCCGCCGCGGGTCGCCGCCTCCCCAGCCACGGGAGCACGCCCCCGCCGCGGGAGCTGTCCCGCCGCGGGTCGTCGCCTCCccagccaccggagccgccccgccgcgcccgTGGAACTGCAGaacttcttccccgtcttccacttggGCTCTAACTACGGCCTCCGCTTTGTGCACTCGGACGCAATCGCAgccccaccattgctagcctcgccTCCCACCAGGTAAACGGCCCTGCTTCATCAAGCTCTGACCCTGCTTCTTCTCCTAACTCCGGtctctttcttctccatattccaaTCTGTTCTAATAGTACATCAATCCAAGCAACTATTTTCAGATCAATTAAGGAATCAATCTTACGATGGCTGACGCTCAATGCAGCGGGGCATTACAGGTGTATTGTCGGTAGTTTCAATTTAATCGGGTGGTCGTCATCACCGTGAGGCCGCCGATGTTTTTGTAACCCCCTAATTTTGATGTTTTAAAGTCAGAGTTAGTGAAGTTTGGTTGCTTATAGCTAGACGAGTGAGCTTAAAAGTAGACTTATTGTTGTGGTTGTACAAAAGTTTTTGTTTCTGTTCTTGTTGTCTATGCCCTTTACACATTGACTGATGTTTGTTTCTGCCATCTGAAAAAGCCTTTTCTACCACAGTGTTATCCCTCGGCGTCATTCTCAACAAGCACCAGGACATGGCTTTTTTTCTGCCAAGTATGTATATATAGAAAATATTTATTCTACAGAAATTTGCTAATTATTACTATAGCTTTGATGCCTACTAGACCAAATCAAAGGCAGGTGCTTTGTTTATCAAGTGAAGTAAGTCAAACTGTTATAGTAGGAGGATTATCCTAACATAACAGTCTTTATTTGTTTCATAGAAATCATGTACAGTTGGTTCAGACAACGCTTAGCATAGATCAAGTTCAGTTGCTCTTGCATTCTTAGATCGATGTTAAAAGGCACATTGTGATCTCATAACGAGCGTTCTAACTGTCATTTTTAAAAACAGAGTCTGCTATTTTCCGAAACGAAATATGAGAAATCAAACCGTATGGTTCTCTAATTTTATGGTACTAAATTTAGATATATTATAGGCACTATTATGATAGCTTCATTTAGTTTACATGAGCATGCCAAGCTAGATGATATTATAGGCCTTTAGGTGTTGCTATTCTCTATTGTCGGCCACATCTTAAGTTGTAGTTATTGGTGTTGTTCTTAAGCACAACCCAAAATGATGTGCATCAATTGCATATTTTTCTAAACCTACCAAATTTGACCTGTGCTAATTTTTTCCTTTTAATAAAATAGGTTCACCTTCaaatttgtattttttggtttttccttCTATACTAAATGTGTTTCTGAAAGAGGATGTCAACAGAGCATACAGAAGGAGGAGAGAGCAGCAGCGAGAGAGGAGAAGTTAAGAACAAGACACATGCTTTTGATGATTAACTCCTATTTCTGAACCAATATGCTTTTGATGATTGAATTAGATTAAAAAGGTATACATTTCTTCAGATTAACAGATTCAAATAGTATGATTTCGGAATGCAAATAATTCTTCCATATGTTTGACTACAATGTGTTGTCGTGCAAATATGCAGAAGGATGACCTTGGTTTTGGGGACTTGGTTTTGTGAATCGGTGTGTTATAGTATTTGTACAATGCGGCAATATGGATAGACTTGTCGCTGCTTTTACTGGATTGATATATCATATTGTATGTATAATTATTCAATACATATATACTTGCAACAACTTCTAATCGTAATTTCTTCTCCACCTACAAAGATATATAGAATCATCTTACATATTTTCATGTTGATACCTAATTTTCATGTCCATACTGTTGGGGCGAGCTAAAACTACAAGGCCTCACAGTGCATAGGGGCATACAATAAAGTTTTCAGGTTTGTCCCTAGAACTATCATATCCAGACAAGATATTTGCTTGCAGAACCACCAGAGCTGAACCTTGTAGGTAATTTTACATGGTGTACAGGTTGACCTTTCCAACAAGTATTAACATAATCAGTGGCAGGGCGCCCACGCTCATCCGTGATTTGCATTCAAGTGAGATAAGGTTTACTCATGTTTTCATATTTTGTTTCTCATTTCTGATTTGCTTGGTTGATTTTCAATTCATGTTGTTCGTTTGACAAAAAGAATCGGGAGAGGAAGGAAAGAGAGGAGGAAGCATAATCTTGGGAGTaaggaagatgctgacaggtacttACCATCTTCCATTCATTTCATCTTGCGTTTGGATATGAAGCGGTGGCATAGGTGTGACGATAGTCATGTTTTTGCCATCAACGAGAAGATGTGAAGAGTGATACAAAGTATGTTTTGTTATATGGAAGAGTTACATCTGGATGGAGCATCAAACAACGGAATCAAGTCGCGCATGGAACTATAATCCAATCATATAGGCATAGACCATATAGGCATAGCCgtgttttcagttttttaatgtatAGTGGAAGTTATGTAAGTCATTTGAAATATTAATATAAAGAGTTCGTTAGGGATGTTTGATGTGAACCATGTGAACATATTCCCGTAACAAAATAATCTGTGTGAACATATTTGAATGGTGTCATCTTCAAACAAGACCTCTATAGTAGTAGGATTTCCTTATTTATTGTAAGTCtagaaattatagaattatatttaTAAATTATAATATTGTATATGCAAGGAGCACTTCAATGATTTTTCTTAGCCCTCATAAAATTGTGTATACAAAAAGTTTCCTGTGCTTGAAGTATGTTTTTGCGCTATTTGCATTGATCAATATGTGGCTTGCATGTAAATGATCATTAGAATATTGCTTGCTTTGCATTTCTGAGGTGAGGCAACAATTTTGAAtaaaagatactccctctgtaaactaatataagagcttttagatcactaaagtaagtAATCTAAACGCgcttatattagtttatggagggagtatatattatttAGTGATTTTCTTGTTCAGATTTATACCACGTAAAAACTGAATAAGGATCAATTTTATTTAGATACGTGCATTTGCACGTGAACGTTTACTATAACAGGAAAAGGTAGACAACATCCAGGAAAAGGTAGACTCGGCTCCTCATCTCATGCTTCTATGAATTTCTACTTGCTAAATCTAGCAGATGCTTCTCTGAATTTCTACAACCTAAGTTTAGTACATGCTTCTCTGAATGTTGGCCTGCCAATTGCTATTGTATTGCAGTCTTGAGAGTACAGTATGCAATCCATTTGTGCCAATGAATTACCACATTTTTATGTTAGTTTTAGGCCATTTGAATGAAGGACTATACAAAATCTCTATGACAATTGTCAATCTACAACAATTCATTTTGTGCAAATGAAATTCAGTACATGCCTCTCTAAATATCTGCAATACAATTAAGACAAATTTCTTCTTATATGTTGGCCTGCCAATTGGTATTGGGTAGGGTACCATGCATGCATGTTTTTCAAAGCAATGGAATGAGTTTAAGCTGACTCTGGCAACTAAGGGTCATGTTTTTTGGCACTAAATATATTATCTGGGGGTTTCCTTTTTAATCCTACGCT
Above is a window of Triticum dicoccoides isolate Atlit2015 ecotype Zavitan chromosome 5B, WEW_v2.0, whole genome shotgun sequence DNA encoding:
- the LOC119310985 gene encoding uncharacterized protein LOC119310985, whose translation is MALNHFVFNSTKHALSHYNQSIANLPRTNKTGRPHDLHLLLPHDLLLPRRSPPTASRRATGSRAPHRRLAPPEPREAPQVASPPPPRVAASPATGARPRRGSCPAAGRRLPSHRSRPAAPVELQNFFPVFHLGSNYGLRFVHSDAIAAPPLLASPPTSVIPRRHSQQAPGHGFFSAKYVYIENIYSTEIC